The Streptomyces sp. NBC_00597 DNA segment CATGGTCGGCGCCGCCGTAGAGGCCGCCTTCGTCGCACGCTGGGGTCACCCGCTGCTTGAGGAGGCACCGTCCCTGTGAGCACCAGTGCACTGTCCAAGGCCAAGGGCTTCAAGAAGTCCAAGACCGGCACGTACCTGTCGATGGGCACCACCGCCTTCGGTGCCCTAGGCGTGATCAAGCAGGTCAAGAAGGCCCGCACCGAGCACGACACGCTGAAGCTCGTCGACGCCGTCGTGTCCGCCGCCGCCATCGTCACCGGCCTCGCGATCCTGTACCGCGAGCTGAAGCGCCTGGGCGACGACGACGTCCTGCTGGGCTGAGAGGGAAAGTTTCACCGTGACCACCTTCACCGAACTGCTGTCGTACGAGGACGCTCTCGCCTCGTTCGACCCCGTCATGGGCCTTGAGGTCCATGTCGAGCTCGGCACCAAGACCAAGATGTTCTGCGGCTGCTCGACCGAGCTGGGCGCCGAGCCCAACTCGCAGACCTGCCCCACCTGCCTCGGTCTGCCCGGCTCGCTGCCCGTCGTCAACGCGATCGGCATCGAGTCCGCCATCAAGATCGGCCTCGCGCTCAACTGCGAGATCGCCGAGTGGTGCCGCTTCGCCCGGAAGAACTACTTCTATCCGGACATGCCGAAGAACTTCCAGACCTCCCAGTACGACGAGCCGATCGCCTTCAACGGCTTCCTCGACGTGCAGCTGGAGGACGGCGAGATCTTCCGCGTGGAGATCGAGCGCGCCCACATGGAGGAGGACACCGGCAAGTCGCTGCACGTCGGCGGCGCCACCGGCCGTATCCACGGCGCGTCCCACTCCCTGCTCGACTACAACCGCGCCGGCATCCCGCTCATCGAGATCGTCACCAAGCCGATCGAGGGCGCGGGCGAGCGGGCACCCGAGGTCGCCAAGGCGTACGTCGCCGAGCTGCGCGAGGTCATCAAGGCCCTCGGCGTCTCCGAGGCCCGCATGGACAAGGGCCAGATGCGCTGCGACGTGAACCTGTCGCTGCGCCCGACCCCCGAGTCCGAGTTCGGCACCCGCAGCGAGACGAAGAACGTCAACTCGCTGCGCTCCGTCGAGCGCGCGGCCCGCTTCGAGATCCAGCGCCACGCGGCCGTGCTGTCGTCCGGCGGCACGATCGTGCAGGAGACCCGGCACTTCCACGAGGAGGACGGCTCCACCACCGCCGGCCGCATCAAGGACAACGCCGAGGACTACCGGTACTTCCCGGAGCCCGACCTGGTCCCCGTCGCCCCGGCCCGCGACTGGGTCGAGGAACTGCGCGGCGGCCTGCCCGAGATGCCGCGCGTGCGCCGCAACCGGCTCCGCGAGGAGTGGGGCGTCAGCGAGCACGACATGCAGTCGATCCTCAACGCGGGCGCGGTGGACTCCATCGTCGCCACGATCGAGGCGGGTGCCGACTCGACCGCCGCGCGCAAGTGGTGGATGGGCGAGCTGGCCCGCAACGCCAACGAGCAGGGTGTCGTCGTCGACGAGCTGCCGATCACCCCGGCTCAGGTCGCACGCGTCGCGGCCCTGGTCGCGGCCGGCGAGCTGAACGACAAGCTGGCCCGCCAGGTCCTGGAGGGCGTCCTCGGCGGCGAGGGCACCCCGGACGAGGTCGTCGAGAAGCGCGGCCTGAAGGTCGTCTCGGACGAGGGCGCGCTCGGCGCGGCCGTGGACGAGGCCATCGCGGGCAACGCGGCCATCGCGGACAAGATCCGCGGCGGCAAGATCGCAGCCGTGGGCGCACTGGTCGGCGCGGTCATGAAGACCACCCGCGGCCAGGCCGACGCGGCCCGGGTCAAGGAGCTCATCCTGGAGCGCCTGGGCGTCTCCGAGTAGCAGCACCCTGCGTACACGGGCGGCCCCGCACCGGCATCCGGTGCGGGGCCGCCGCGCGTCCCGCCCCGCTCGGCTCAGCGGGTGAGCTGCGGGGCGGCGATGACGACGGTGCCGTTGTCGCAGCCCATGTCCACCTTGACGCGCAGCCGCAGGGCGTCGGTCACGTCCACCGACTTCGTGGCCGGCTTGCCGAGTTCGACGAGCTCGGAGAAGGCCGCGGGCTTCCCGTCGAGGGAGATGCTGACGCGTCCCTTCTCGTGCGTGGAGCCGTCGTCGATCCCGGCGGTGAACTCCAGGTGCTTCCATTCGCGGTTGAGGTCGAACTCGGTGATCGCCTCGTCGTTGCAGTCGGGGTTCGCGATGAACGCCGCCCCGTACTGCTTGGTGTTGATCTTCGCGGCTCCGACGGTGAAGTTGCCCAGCCCCGCGATGGGCGTCAGTTGGGTCAGGTCGGCGGCCTTGATGTCCGCCGCGACGCGGCCCGGCTGGGTACCGCTGGCGGTGGGGTCGGGAGTCGCCCCGGCGTCCGAACTCCCGCTCCCGCTCCCGCTCTCGCTCTCGCTCGGTGAGGGAGTGGGCGTCGGGGACTCCTCCTCCGGTGAGGCCGAGTCGGAGGCGGAGCTGCCGGCCTTGCCGCCCGAGGCCTGGTCGTCGCCCTTGTCCTTGTCCAGCAGCCGTACGCCGAGCACGGCGAGCGCCGCGATGACCAGGACGGTGGCCACCGAACCCAGGACGAGCCCGGCCCGCCGCTTCTTCGACGCGGCGGGC contains these protein-coding regions:
- the gatB gene encoding Asp-tRNA(Asn)/Glu-tRNA(Gln) amidotransferase subunit GatB — translated: MTTFTELLSYEDALASFDPVMGLEVHVELGTKTKMFCGCSTELGAEPNSQTCPTCLGLPGSLPVVNAIGIESAIKIGLALNCEIAEWCRFARKNYFYPDMPKNFQTSQYDEPIAFNGFLDVQLEDGEIFRVEIERAHMEEDTGKSLHVGGATGRIHGASHSLLDYNRAGIPLIEIVTKPIEGAGERAPEVAKAYVAELREVIKALGVSEARMDKGQMRCDVNLSLRPTPESEFGTRSETKNVNSLRSVERAARFEIQRHAAVLSSGGTIVQETRHFHEEDGSTTAGRIKDNAEDYRYFPEPDLVPVAPARDWVEELRGGLPEMPRVRRNRLREEWGVSEHDMQSILNAGAVDSIVATIEAGADSTAARKWWMGELARNANEQGVVVDELPITPAQVARVAALVAAGELNDKLARQVLEGVLGGEGTPDEVVEKRGLKVVSDEGALGAAVDEAIAGNAAIADKIRGGKIAAVGALVGAVMKTTRGQADAARVKELILERLGVSE